The following are from one region of the Anomaloglossus baeobatrachus isolate aAnoBae1 chromosome 1, aAnoBae1.hap1, whole genome shotgun sequence genome:
- the LOC142302768 gene encoding uncharacterized protein LOC142302768: MEEWEYLEGHKDRYKEVMMEEPQPRTSPGLSSTRTTPERCPAPPPPPQDPQVLDPDKDLNNINSPERNVRGDQRSNEEIPTDHRPEDFGIIQNINEEQVIIPDKPSALHTQDPSADVSKPSPDSPQIIQQNKSHMRDGQQQRAHTGEKLYSCNQCGKCLTKKSALISHEIIHKGNLFSCSECGKCFSYKSHLVVHLNTHMGEKSYSCPICGKHFIQNEDFYDHIKTHRREKSFSCSECGKCFIRKSQLDQHIKTHTGQKPFSCSECGKCFIRKSQLDQHIKTHTGQKPFSCSECGKCFIRKSQLDRHIKTHTGEKPFSCSECGKCFIGKSQLDMHIKTHTGEKPFSCSECGKCFIRKSQLDLHIKTHMGEKLFSCSECGKCFIQKSQLDMHIKTHTGEKPYSCPECEKCFIRKSQLDEHIKTHTGEKPYSCPECEKCFVHKSAFVRHMTIHTR, encoded by the exons atggaggagtgggagtatctagaaggacacaaggaccggtacaaggaggtgatgatggaggagccccagccccgcacatcaccag gtctctccagtacgaggacgaccccagagagatgtcccgctcctcctcctcctccacaggatcctcag gttttggatccggataaagatctgaacaatattaattctccagagagaaatgtgaggggcgatcagcggagtaacgaggagattcctacagatcaccgccccg AAGATTTTGGCATTATACAGAATATAAATGAAGAGCAAGTCATTATCCCAGATAAACCCTCAGCTCTTCACACCCAAGATCCGTCAGCTGATGTGTCTAAACCATCTCCCGATTCACCACAGATTATTCAGCAAAATAAGAGCCACATGAGGGATGGTCAACAACAAagagctcacacaggggagaagttatATTCATGTAATCAATGTGGAAAGTGTTTAACTAAAAAGTCTGCTCTAATTTCACATGAAATAATTCACAAAGGAAAcctattttcatgctcagaatgtggaaaatgttttagttataaatcacatcttgttgtacATCTAAATACTCACATGggggagaagtcatattcatgtccAATATGTGGGAAACATTTTATTCAGAACGAAGATTTTTAtgaccatataaaaactcacagaagagagaagtcattttcatgttcagaatgtgggaaatgttttattagaaaatcacagcttgatcagcatataaaaactcatacggggcagaaaccattttcttgttcagaatgtgggaaatgttttattagaaaatcacagcttgatcagcatataaaaactcatacggggcagaaaccattttcttgttcagaatgtgggaaatgttttattcgaaaatcacagcttgataggcatataaaaactcacacgggggaaaagccattttcttgttcagaatgtgggaaatgttttattggaaaatcacagcttgatatgcatataaaaactcacacgggggagaagccattttcttgttcagaatgtgggaaatgttttattagaaaatcacagcttgatctgcatataaaaactcacatggGAGAGAAactattttcttgttcagaatgtgggaaatgttttattcagaaatcacagcttgatatgcatataaaaactcacacgggggagaagccatattcttgtccagagtgtgagaaatgttttattagaaaatcacagcttgatgagcatataaaaactcacacaggggagaagccatattcttgtCCAGAGTGTGAGAAATGCTTTGTTCACAAATCCGCTTTTGTTAGACACATGACAATTCACACAAGGtag